In Anaerolineae bacterium, the genomic stretch GAATCATAAACGTGTCAAATTTTTTTTTCGAAAGGATTTTTCTTAAAATATTTAACCTGTTTTTGATTGTTTTTATCAAAATGCCCCGCCCCCGAATTTCCTGACAATTATTACTGTTATTTAAAGCAGACTTTACAATCTGAATCAAGTGGTGTTATTATTTTAATTTATAGTATTTAAAGCTTTTGATCAATACATCAATGTTATTAACTTAGATGATTTTATTGTTAATCACCACCAAGGACACGAAGGATTTTTTTTCTTTATCTTCGTTCACTTCGTGCTCTTAGTGGTAAAAACATCGCGGTGTGCGTCTCCGAACATAATGATGCGAAATCTGAGGTTTTTTCCAATGCATTCTGATATTATCATTACAGCCGCTGTTTATGATGAATTGTCGGCTCTGATTGACAGGGTTGAAAAGCCTGTTGTTTCAAAGGTTGGATGGCGGAAAATTGTTTCCGGGCATATAGAAGGTAAGCCGGTTAAGGTTCTTATCACAGGGCCGGGTCTTGTAAATGCCGTGCAGGCTTTAACCGCGGCCATAGAAGATTCAAGGCCGTCCTTAATTATTCAGACAGGATGCGCTGGAGCCTTTAAGGAGTCAGGACTTAAAATCGGCGACATCGGCATTGCGACCGAGGAGATAGATGTAAACCTGGGCATTGAACCGGAAAATATGGATGGGCCGTTAAATGAGCTTCCTTTTTCTTTACTTGACAGTCATGGCCCTGACATTAAAAACCGTTATCGCCTTGATAAGGAATTAACAAATCTTGCTTTTAAAGCGATTAAAAAAGATTGTGCGGATAAAAATATCGGATTGATTAAGGGGCCGTTTATAACTGTTTCAGCTATAACCGCAACAGACATGAGAGCGGAAAAGCTTTATAAACAGTTCAAGCCCTGCATGGAAGGCATGGAAGGATCAGGAGCCGCGCACCTCGCGATACATTATAACATACCTTTTTTAGAGATCCGTTCCGCAAGCAACATGGTCGGAAAAAGAGATTGTGGCGCATGGAACCTTGCTCTTGCCTTTGAGAGGGCAGCCATGGCTGTTTTTGCTTTTGTGCGAAGATTTTGAGATATGAATAATAAATTAACACTTGGTTATTCAACCTGTCCGAATGACACCTTTATCTTTTATGCGCTCGCTCACAACCTGATTAACAGGTCCGGGCTTGCGTTTAAGATAGAACTCGCGGATGTTGAAACACTTAACCAGCAGGCAAGAGCAGGGGGTTTTGATATATCAAAACTATCCTTTGCCGCTATAGGTCATCTGCTTGATACATATGGAGTTCTTCGCAGCGGATCCGCGCTCGGCAGGGGCTGCGGGCCGCTTGTCGTGGCAAGACCGGGTTTTAATCTAAACCAGATCGATTCAAAAAAGATAGCAGTGCCCGGCATGTGGACAACCGCATGCATGCTGCTTGGTCTTTATCTTTTTAAAAAGCCGGATGCTGTTCCCATGCCGTTTGA encodes the following:
- the mqnB gene encoding futalosine hydrolase, giving the protein MHSDIIITAAVYDELSALIDRVEKPVVSKVGWRKIVSGHIEGKPVKVLITGPGLVNAVQALTAAIEDSRPSLIIQTGCAGAFKESGLKIGDIGIATEEIDVNLGIEPENMDGPLNELPFSLLDSHGPDIKNRYRLDKELTNLAFKAIKKDCADKNIGLIKGPFITVSAITATDMRAEKLYKQFKPCMEGMEGSGAAHLAIHYNIPFLEIRSASNMVGKRDCGAWNLALAFERAAMAVFAFVRRF